One Candidatus Desulfatibia profunda genomic window, TATCGGCGGCGCCCGAACCGCCATATTTAACTGGCTGTTTGCCCAAAAGATGTGCGGTAAATTCATCTTGAGAATCGAGGATACCGATGCAGAAAGATCATCGGTCGAATCGATCCAGGGAATTATTGAAAGCTTAAAATGGCTGGGGATTACCTGGGACGAGGGGCCCTATTTCCAATCGGATTTTATCCAGGAACACCTGGCCGCCGCCCGGAAACTCATCGATACAGGTCATGCCTACAAATGTTTTTGCTCCATAGAAGAGATCGAAAAAAAGCGCCGGGCGGCGGTTGAGCAAAAAATCACATTCAAATATGACGGTACCTGCCGCAACTTATCTTCAGACCGGATTGCCGCAAAGCAAGCAGCCGGAATTCCGTATTCGATTCGTTTAAAGCTGCCCGCCACCGAAGGCGCGATTGTATTTAACGATATCGTCTATGGAACGATCGAAAAGAAATACGAAGACCTTGAAGATTTTGTGATCGTCCGCTCCAATGGGCAACCGCTGTATCTGCTTTCCAATGCCGTCGATGACATTCGCGACAAAGTCACCCATATTATTCGCGGTCAGGACGGGCTGGTAAACACTCCCAAGCAAATCCTGATTTACAAGTCCCTGGGCGCGCCGATTCCCAAATTTGCGCACATGTCTCTTACCCTCGACCCCCAAAAGGCCAAAATTTCCAAGCGGACCCACGGAGAACTGGTTGCGGTCCACTTCTACAAGGAGCACGGTTTCCTGCCATGGGCACTGGTGAACTTTCTGGTTCGACTGGGATGGTCCACATCGGATTCCAGAGACATTTTTTCCAAACAGGAGCTTATTGAAGCATTTTCCCTGGAAGGCATCGGCCGCGCCAATTCTATTTTTGACATCAGAAAAAACGACCCGAAATATTTTACCGACCCCAAGGCAATCAGTATCAACGCCCATTACTTAAGAACCCTTCCGCTGGAAGAAATCGAACCTTATGTCCGGGAGCAACTGGAAAAAGCCCGAATCTGGAATCCGGAGTTTAAAACCGCGAAACGCCGCTGGTTTCTTGATACCATTGATCTGATTCGCAGCCGCTTTCATGTGACCACCGACTTTGTGACCCGGGGCCGAGCCTATTTTGACCAAGACTATCCCATTGATCCCCAGGCGTTGCAAAAGAACGTCCTCAAGCATGAAAAACTCAAAGAATGGTTCCCGATGCTGGCCCAGCGCCTGGATGCCATCAATGACTTTACCGCCCAAGAAACCGAAAAAACGATCCGCGCCATGGCTGAAGAACTCAATATTAAAGTCGGAATCTTGACCAACGGTGTTCGCGCAGCCCTTACCGGCCAGCCGGCCGGCCCCGGGCTGTTTGACATCCTCATCATCCTGGGCAAAAGCCGGGTAGTCGAACGCCTGCACAGGGCCGCGTCCCTTTTCGAACGAAACCTTCCCTGAAGCGCCCATTTATTTTGTCCTGAAAATCCTGGCTCTCTGGGTCAGGTCAGAGTTAACCGGCTTTGCCAAAGGATCTTAAAAGTGCCTGAAGTTCAAAGTGCGCTAAAGTGCGCTAAAGTTAAGGAATTCTGTCAATTATATAAACTTGGCGGAGCAAGCCGACTTCGCCATAGTAGCCTATCCGGCCTTCGTAGCCACTTCGGCGGAGTAGGATGGCTACGACGGCTGAAAGCGACTCCATAACTTTAGGCACTTTAGCTCACTTAAGGCACTTTGAACTTCTCAATTTTCGGGATAGTGATCGGAGGCGAAACATGAAAAAAGCAGCGATTGTATTAGGCCTAACCTTGATACTGGGGTACCTGAATGCTCCTGCTTGGGCCGATTATTACAGCCGGGAGTTCGGCGATATGGATGCAAATTACGATGATTATGTCGACTTTGACGAGTAACCAAGTTAACCCAACAATCCATCATCGACTTTTAGTGAAAAAAATTACTGCGATGATTTTGGTTCCGAATCTTCAATTTTCACCGATAATTCGCTGGACTGGATAGGTTTGAAGCGAAACGTCCTATATTCGCTTTTTTATTTTACATTCAACTCCAACAAATTGACATATCCAGTTACATCTTTATCAGTCTCCGTTAAGGTCTTGACAAAGGGAAGTACCTACCATATAGTGCATTAGATACTACCCAGCTTCAACACAACAAACTATAATAAACCATGAGATGGTCTGACGGCCTCCAAAGGTTATATTTTAAAAGGAAGTTTGGGGTGGCATCTAAAAGGCTTCTCGGGTGTGCGTGCATATTTTCAGGAGAAAATAACGGCATCTTAGGGGGCCATCGTATTGGCAGGATCATCAAAAATGGTCCTGCTTTTTCATTTTTGATACCACAATGTTGCTATTTCAAGCGCTAAGTCGTTTGACTGATTCTGCCTTCTATCGTGAAGCCAGACCATCCCATGAAGGGTAAAGATTGGGGTGCGAAATCATCTATCCGAAACGGTTGTTATCTGCAATAAGATACAACTATCTAAATTTTAATGATATCTTAATCTTATCTTAGGCAGAAAAACTATTTGTGAAGATGTTTAAATTACAATGGCGTTAAGTTACGGTCGTCGGGATATAGGTCTTGAGCTTGCAGCTTTGGTTCAAAACACAGGTCGAGCAATTCCGGGGATGGGTCCGGCAGCCGGGGAGTTTGCAGACCGCCTTTCCCACGATCTCAATCAGCACATTCCCCGTATCTTTTGGATGCAAAATGTACCTCCCAGTCTTTCCAATCCATTCGGGCGCTCCCTGTTGTAAACAGCAAGTCTTTTATTTCTTAAATTTTTCCACCTGCTTCACAAGGTTTTGAATCAGTTCCTCCTGAACCTGGCTCATGGTTTTGAATTTCACACCGACACCCTCGGGAGTTAAGCGAATGATTTCACCGGTTATCTTAAAAGGCTTGGAATAGTGGGCCATCGAAAGTGTCAATAAAATCGCCTCTCCTTGGGAAAAGGGTTCTCTGGTTTCCATAAAAACTCCGCCCACACTGATGTCCTTTACATAATTATTATAGGCGCGATGATGATATACGCAATCTGCGGTGATTAAGCATGTAAAGCGCTCATGCACTCTTTTCTTTTTTCCAAGCAGTTCTTCGGCCGCTGCCAGCAGGGATTCCAACTGGCTTTCCGTCATTTTTTCAATCAGTTCGAACAAGCGTTCAGAAATACGTTCTTTCTGCGTTTGTTTCTCGGCAACTTCGGCTTCTTTTTTGGCGAGCTTTTCTTTGATGTAGGCAACGTCGGTCCCACAATGAGAGCACTCCACATCCCCCGGCTGAATGTTGTAACCACACTTAGGACATTCCGTCATACTCCCCCCTTCGGCCATACCCACCGCCTTGCAACCAGCTTTTACTGCGAGCAGACAATATCACCTAGAAAACATAATGAAATTTAAGACCTAAGTTAAGCGATTTTTAAAACGCTCAACTTAGGACACGTATTCTTAAATACGATTACGTATAATTCACTTTTTCCTCTCTTTTGATGGCAGTGTCAATAATCTCCAAATGCTTCTGATCTTCCATCATCTTTCCTCCCTTCATCATCATGGCCGTTTTCGGAATTGTTTATCCATTTCTTCCTTGATTCTTTTTAACAGAAACCGTCTGGAAAAGTTTCTATGGGATAGATAGGGCAAGGTGTTTTCCAAGAATGCATCGCACATTTCCTGAAAGACATTTTTTTTATCGCTTTGATTCACAAAAATGCGATTGTTTTTCTGTTCAAAAACAACGCTCTCTCCAAGCACATTTTTAATTTCATCCTTATCCATCAAACTAAGATGATCTTTTTGAATCGACGTCTCGTCAACCGGAATCGTTATGCGAGCGACCAAAGTAACCAGCCATCTTTCTCCGATCATTTTGATCGACTCATCGTATAGATTCAACGTTAGATTGTTTTTAAGTTCAATGGTTTTTATTAATCTGGACGTCATAAAAATCGATTATGTTCTCAGTGTTAGCGCGGATTTACCGCTAAGGACTAAACTGTTACAAAAGATGCAGGTTAAGTCACCTATACCAACTCCCGCATTTGGAGTCAACGACCGGCCCGCGCTTGTTTTGAGCAAGATAGCTTAAATTTCTCCGCCATCTAATAATTCCCGAAGCTTACTCCTTCCGAGAACCATATGCCGATCATGTTTTTGATTGACTCCAAAGCTATCTTTCACTATACTTTATTGCTCAAACAGTCAATTCTTAATCCCTAACCCGGATATTTTCTATGAAAACCGGTTTTACCACAGCAACAAGGCCCAAAGCATTAAGTCAAAGCAAGCCAACTGGGCAGCGGAGGTGACAAATGACCTGCTTTAAAAAAATGATTCTGTTTCTGTTTACCGGTGCATTTTTATTCGCCCATAGTCCGGCTGCGGCTGTCCCGCCCGATTTTAATGCAGATCGCCGGGTAAATATTAAATGCCCTAGCACAATTGACCAGGATCGGGAAGGTCAATTCAAACCCGACGGTTTAATGTACACACTCAAGCGTCTTTATCACGAACTTGATATGAATCTGTGGGCCTCGGCTCGCAAAGGAATTGAAAACAAATACGGTGAAGGCTACGCCTTTAGCGATAACACCAACGAAGGGATATTTTTCATTTGCCATGCCAAAGCTTACTTTCCTTCCGGAGGCCTGGACAGCCTTTCTCCAAAAGATAAAATCCAATTCCGGGAAGTTTTTTATATCACCGAAATCGATTGGGATAAACAACAGGTTAATATTGTAAGACAAAGGGATAAAAAGAAATTTACGATTAATGTGCCTGATTTCGAGAAAGGATTTCTGTGGTATAACGCCTTGCTGGATAAACACCGAGCGTTTATTCCTGTTTACGGTTTTCTGAGCCTGCCGGGTGAGGCCAATGAATTTCCCACGATTTGGAACAGCTGGGAAGATCATAAAAAGGATACGGCAACGCCTCCGGAAAGCCTTGTGGATTATGATTTTTACAAGGTGCTCGATTATCAAAACGGTTATTATTTGCTGGCGCAAGACTATAATGAATTCGACTACAGGGAGAATATAGAGGATTTTGGAATCATCGGCTGGGTTGAAAAAAAGTATATCACTTTATGGCGATCCAGGCTCTATTACCATCCCATGCAGCCGGCCCAATTTTTCGATGACAAGGAGGGGAAAAGCGAATCCAAAGAAGCAGCTGAAATCAACAAATTTTACCTGGAGCATGTTTATCTAAAAGAGCGGCTGTTTCGTGACATCGTCGAAAAACTCGACCAGGAAAGTCTAAACACATTTTATACGCATTTCGGGTTTCCCCAATTGACCTACCCCGAGCAGAGTCAAGACGAATATTATGCCAAGGTGTTCATTCCGGGTGCCTTTACGCCCAGGCTCATGCGGCTTCTGTCCAGTTCCATCAAAAGAAACCTGAACACCTTCTTTTTATTGGACGTGTCCGAAAGTATGCGCCCATTTGCCGACTATGTGAAATCGTTTAATAAAAGCGTTCAAGATATGAGGGAAAAGGGTATCGGGTTGAGAATGAACCGGGTTTTTGCTTTCTGGGATTCAGCGGCAAGCGACAGGGACAGTCAGGCCGACCCCAACTTTATGCGCGTCAAAAGACCCGAGAATATCACCTTTATCCAAAGCTCAAAAGACCATAATTACGCCGAACCTCTAATGAGAGCCCTTGTTAAGGTCCTTAATGAAATCGAGTCCTTGCAAAAAGAGGAGCAGATCCTGCCTTTGCATGCCAAGCTGCTCTTTATTATTACAGATGCAGGGCCCAATGACCTTTCTGACGAGGCCTTCTCTTATGTTACCCAAAAAGCACAGGATCTGAATCTGAGTGTCTACTTTATCTATCCAACCGACCATGGCATCCGATCACCGGGCAATCTAGACGACTCCCCGGACGAGGCCTATCATCATTTAGAAGATCTGGTAGCCCGTTTTGAAGCCACGAGCCCTGAAGGTAAAGATATCCAGTTTAGAAAATTCAAATTCCAAGCTGAAAAGCTAAAATCCAAGGAAGAAAGGCAGGAGGATTTCAGCAAACAACATAAACGGCTTTTGGACGGGATCCAGGCATACGTTGATCATGTTTTTCAAGCTCAGGGGGCTGGAGAACTGCCCAAAGACGTTATTTTGTATTTTTCAGACGAAAAGCTGTTAACGGAAATGCGCAAATGGAGCGACCGCAAGATTCAAGTGTTGAATCATGTCATAAGATATATTAAGAACCCTGACAATGCCCAAATTTGGGACGAGCGTATCGCCATCCCGGCCAAACCGGTAGAATTGTATTTAAGAGCGATCAAAACTCAAGACGATGTTTCTTTATCCGATCTTAAAAAATTAATTATCATCAATTCACTGGTCAGTGTCGACGATATCGAAAGATGCCGGAAACTATACGATCATATCAAACCTCTGATTGAAAAAAGAACCTTTCAAACGGCGGATGCTGTTTTTTATAAAGCGTTAACCGGCAAAGAACCCGGGCAGGAGATTCTCTGGAACAAAGCATTGGGGGAGGACAAAGGCCCGCTGGCGGAATATCTTTCGAAGCGTGGATTCCACCTCAATTCGTTTAATCAAGCCGTGCAACGCAAATTCATGTACCTAAAGGTCGGAGAGCTTTATGCCCCTTGATCACATGCAGAGCCACTGAACTGCATGCTCCGGCCAAAAGATAGAACGCCGTCACAGAACATTTTTAACCAACCCTAACGGAAAAAGTATGCGGCCTATGAAAACAAAATGGTACTGTCTAAAATGGTTCTGTATTTTTCTGGTAACCGGCTGGGCCTTGGCCGGACATGTCCGAGCGGATTCTCTTTTTAAGGACCGGCGCATACACTTGAGCAACGATGATAACCGCACGTTCAAGGTCGGCGTCACCGGCACGACCGCCGGCTATAATTTTATAGCCCTGATTGAAAACGCCAAACAGGAGTCGATCTCCCTTGGGGATCTTGGTTATTGGGAGATGGTTGACGATCCCCCGTCATTTCTGCGTAATTATGATCTGCAACTGGTTGTTAAAAACCAATACAAGGGAAAATTTCAGATAGAATTTGACTATGACCGGCAGCAACACGATATCCGCTATCGAGTTATTGAAGGGGCTGTCCAGGTCAAACTTGACAGCAGCGAGTATTATCCGACATTGATCGTCGATCATGTCGCATCCGCAGCCTTACGCCCGGAGGAGGGCACCGTCCCAAGCGGTTCCAAACGACTTTTATTTTACGATTTTAACAGCTTTGATGCCGATTTAAGAAAATACTACGGAAGTGTCAAGCGCTTGTTAAAAAATCCGGATTTCTCCCACCACTTTTATTACTACGAATCCGGCAACTATAACAGCTACTACTTTAAAGTCTATCAAGCTGTCGAGAAATTGGATGCCGATAAAATGGGACTGTCTCTGGAAGACGGCACCTTGAAATATTACCAGAAAGTGCTGGACAATCTGAAATCTCTTAATGGAGCCGATTTCGCGGATCAGGCCATCATCATTTCCCGGTTCGGAAAGAAATATTCAAAAGAATTAAAAAAATATGCACACGAAATCGGTATGAGCAAAAATATGGTCGTAACGCTTTGGTCCTATGAAGATATCCAATAACATATAATTGCCGGTTATGTATCTAAAGATGCTTTTTAGCGAGGACTTTCGCAAACTGCTGGTCGTGTGCCTTAAAATGTTGTTCAGAAAGTCCACTAGAAAGCGATTCGTATGTCTGGTTATCGCTTTTGTGTTCATGACGGGGTTTAATACATACAGCTATGTAAAGAAGTTTCACAAAACAGAGACGTTGAAAAAAGAAGTGTTGGACGAGAAGGCCTTTAAAGTCTTTTTTGTGCGGATGCGCACCCAAAACAATTTGTTAGGATTCCTTGCCGGGTATTATAACAAATTCCAGCACTTGGGGGCCGACATTGTCAAGCAAGCGTTCGTATATCAAAATAATCTTTTTATTCATATTTTTTCTCCGCCTGAAATAAGCCATATGGATACGCCCAGAGAAAAAGAAGCTATGGACGTATTATACAGTGTTTATCATATCCAGAATTTTGTCGACAACTTCTATGTGACCGGCAGCGATGACGATTATCAAATTCGAGTAAAAAACAATTATATCGATCATAATGGAGCCGGTTTGGATGACGCTGTGATTGCAAGCAGGCACAGCTCGCTCAGGTTTGACCTGATAGACATTGCCGACATGATCAGGGAAGGCGTCTGGGACAAACGGATGGATGTGTATAACGCCATCAGAACATCCATGATCACAAATATGGAAAGAATTCCCTTAAATGCTCATCATATGCCGAATCCTTACTTAAGCAGGGTGGAATTTATTATTCCGATGAATTTGCTGCACATATGGACAAATATCAAATATGACAACACCACCGATCTTATCGATCTGTCGGAATCGGTTACTTGTGAAAAGGATGCAACCATCAAAACCGATAAAGCTTATTTGGCGACTCCTCAAATCTATAAAGACAACGTCGCCTACACAGACATCGATGCCTATCCACGCTATATTCCCTTTTATGTTCCGGATGTATTAACACCGCAATGGCACTGGCTACTGTATCAGAATATCCATATCAATACCGACTTTATGGAGTATCTCGATCAGCTCCATTTCAAGGGATACTATCTGTTTTCTTATGAGAAGTCACATATCCTGAAAGACATGGTAAAGAAGATCAATGACGATATCCGTTCCAACCACGTTCATTTCTACCTCACGGATTTATCGATGGGAATTGCCTTCCCCTTTATGATTTCACTGTTTGCATTCATCCATTTGAAAACAGAAATCGCCTTTTTGTTTATGTTTAAAAACAAAATCAGGGAACTGTTGTTCATTTTTTGGCTGCTGCCGGTACTGATGATGCTGCTGATCAAAGGCGGAATTCTGGCGGCCTATCTTTTGTATTTGCATTTTGGCGGCTTTGGGATTACCGCTTACATCGCTTGGCCACTGGCGCTGACGCTTTTGTCCGCGGCCGCAGCGTTTTACCCCATTAATCAATGGTGTTTTAGCCCGTTTACCTCTGACAGTCTGAATCTGCATGCATTGCATAAAGGACGATAACGTGGTGAGCAGTCATTTTGAAATTACATTTCCTCTGATACTGGCGTATGACGGATCGTTCAGCATTACCTTTACGCTGCAACGAGAAACCACACTTGAATTCAAGCGAGGCGTATATTATCTGCATGGAGACAACGGCTCCGGCAAAACAACCTTTCTGAACATGCTTGCCTTAACCGCAGGGAATATCGGGAAAAAAGCCGGCGCCGATGCGGGTACCGTCAAATTTAACGGCCAGGCTTACAACGGGAAGGGGATCGATTACATCAGGGCGGCCGAAATCAGGGAAAAGAGCTATTGTATCTTTCCTCAAAAAGTCTTTTTCCTTCCCGTTTCCACGCGTGACAATTATATGGTGTTAAATGGATCCGACAAAAAAAAGGCGGAATCGTTTTCATCGCAACAATATCCGGATTTCCTTTCCGGGGGCCAGCAGCAAAAAATATTGATGGACATCGTTTTGGACGAAAAAAAACCGGTGTGGTTTCTCGATGAACCGCTTACCAATCTGGATGCCGAACGACGTCTCTATTTTTGGACGACACTGGAAAGGGCGTATCAAAAAAAACTATCCACAATCTTTTTCATCGACCACTGGATGGGCAAGAAAATTAAGGCCGATAAACATTTTCGACATTTGAACACGCTGCGAGTTTTCACTGAAAACCGACAAAAAAACAGCCCCCCCGAAATTGGTTTCCGACACATAGAAATCTTTGAAAACAATGATCCGCAAGACTTTTTTTTTCAGCAGATACGGCAAGTTCAAAAAGAAAAGGTTGTCAAGAAATCCGTCAATCCGCTTTTTTTAAGAGGAGACTGGGGCGTAAAGGGGAAACATGAAGAATAAAATAAGAAAAATTGCAAAAATACCGACTATTTGGCTTGGGAAGGTTCTTCTTTTGGGTCTTTTTTTAACAGGCCTGAACACTGCGTCTGTTTTTGCGGTTGATTTTATAACCAAAGCGGAATTTGAGGCGGAAAAAAGCACCTATAAGGATTATCCTTTCAAAATTTTATTCAAAAAACTTGCAGAAGGTGATGCTGCCGAAAAAAGAATCATCCGCAATACGATCATTTTAAAACAAGCCTTTGACCGCAACATGCAGGAAAAGATCAAGGGCGGTGTTATTAACTATAAAGAGACGTTTGGGATTGTAAAAGAAAGCGGCCAAGACCATCTAAAATTATGGATCCCCAAGAACGACAGCACCGCCGATTTTTATGTTGGTATTGACCGCATTCCCACTATTAATGAGCACAATTACCAAGTCACGGAATCGAATATCGGAAAATATGCTGTCGTCATTTACTCGCTGGATGATCGAATCTATCAAATAAAAATCAGCTTTCAGCCTGCTTCCCCTGCCGGTCTTATTGTGAAACGTGAAGTCGGCAAAAATATTGTGAGCTGGAACCAGCCGGCCGCTGACCAAAAGCCGGTTGGATACAAGTTTTTCATCAACGAAGAACCGTTTGA contains:
- a CDS encoding ATP-binding cassette domain-containing protein codes for the protein MVSSHFEITFPLILAYDGSFSITFTLQRETTLEFKRGVYYLHGDNGSGKTTFLNMLALTAGNIGKKAGADAGTVKFNGQAYNGKGIDYIRAAEIREKSYCIFPQKVFFLPVSTRDNYMVLNGSDKKKAESFSSQQYPDFLSGGQQQKILMDIVLDEKKPVWFLDEPLTNLDAERRLYFWTTLERAYQKKLSTIFFIDHWMGKKIKADKHFRHLNTLRVFTENRQKNSPPEIGFRHIEIFENNDPQDFFFQQIRQVQKEKVVKKSVNPLFLRGDWGVKGKHEE
- a CDS encoding VWA domain-containing protein — encoded protein: MTCFKKMILFLFTGAFLFAHSPAAAVPPDFNADRRVNIKCPSTIDQDREGQFKPDGLMYTLKRLYHELDMNLWASARKGIENKYGEGYAFSDNTNEGIFFICHAKAYFPSGGLDSLSPKDKIQFREVFYITEIDWDKQQVNIVRQRDKKKFTINVPDFEKGFLWYNALLDKHRAFIPVYGFLSLPGEANEFPTIWNSWEDHKKDTATPPESLVDYDFYKVLDYQNGYYLLAQDYNEFDYRENIEDFGIIGWVEKKYITLWRSRLYYHPMQPAQFFDDKEGKSESKEAAEINKFYLEHVYLKERLFRDIVEKLDQESLNTFYTHFGFPQLTYPEQSQDEYYAKVFIPGAFTPRLMRLLSSSIKRNLNTFFLLDVSESMRPFADYVKSFNKSVQDMREKGIGLRMNRVFAFWDSAASDRDSQADPNFMRVKRPENITFIQSSKDHNYAEPLMRALVKVLNEIESLQKEEQILPLHAKLLFIITDAGPNDLSDEAFSYVTQKAQDLNLSVYFIYPTDHGIRSPGNLDDSPDEAYHHLEDLVARFEATSPEGKDIQFRKFKFQAEKLKSKEERQEDFSKQHKRLLDGIQAYVDHVFQAQGAGELPKDVILYFSDEKLLTEMRKWSDRKIQVLNHVIRYIKNPDNAQIWDERIAIPAKPVELYLRAIKTQDDVSLSDLKKLIIINSLVSVDDIERCRKLYDHIKPLIEKRTFQTADAVFYKALTGKEPGQEILWNKALGEDKGPLAEYLSKRGFHLNSFNQAVQRKFMYLKVGELYAP
- a CDS encoding glutamate--tRNA ligase, yielding MKSEVIVRFPPSPTGYLHIGGARTAIFNWLFAQKMCGKFILRIEDTDAERSSVESIQGIIESLKWLGITWDEGPYFQSDFIQEHLAAARKLIDTGHAYKCFCSIEEIEKKRRAAVEQKITFKYDGTCRNLSSDRIAAKQAAGIPYSIRLKLPATEGAIVFNDIVYGTIEKKYEDLEDFVIVRSNGQPLYLLSNAVDDIRDKVTHIIRGQDGLVNTPKQILIYKSLGAPIPKFAHMSLTLDPQKAKISKRTHGELVAVHFYKEHGFLPWALVNFLVRLGWSTSDSRDIFSKQELIEAFSLEGIGRANSIFDIRKNDPKYFTDPKAISINAHYLRTLPLEEIEPYVREQLEKARIWNPEFKTAKRRWFLDTIDLIRSRFHVTTDFVTRGRAYFDQDYPIDPQALQKNVLKHEKLKEWFPMLAQRLDAINDFTAQETEKTIRAMAEELNIKVGILTNGVRAALTGQPAGPGLFDILIILGKSRVVERLHRAASLFERNLP
- a CDS encoding PilZ domain-containing protein — its product is MTECPKCGYNIQPGDVECSHCGTDVAYIKEKLAKKEAEVAEKQTQKERISERLFELIEKMTESQLESLLAAAEELLGKKKRVHERFTCLITADCVYHHRAYNNYVKDISVGGVFMETREPFSQGEAILLTLSMAHYSKPFKITGEIIRLTPEGVGVKFKTMSQVQEELIQNLVKQVEKFKK